Sequence from the Streptomyces peucetius genome:
TTCTCCTTCACCACCGACGGACTGCCCCTGCTGGGCGAGTCCCCGGACGTGAAGGGCTTCTGGGTCGCGGAGGCCGTGTGGGTCACCCACTCCGCCGGCGTGGGGCGCGCCATGGCCGAATGGCTCGTCGACGGTCACTGTTCGTCCTTCGACCTGCACGAGTGCGACGTCAACCGCTTCGAGCCGCACCAGCTCGCTCCGGAGTACGTCCTGGCCCGCGACTGCCAGAACTTCGTCGAGGTCTACGACATCCTGCATCCGCTCCAGCCGCCGGCGGACCCGCGGCCGATCCGCACCAGCCCCTTCTACTCCCGCCAGCAGGAGCACGGCGCCTTCTTCCTGGAGGCGAACGGCTGGGAGCGCCCGCACTGGTACGAGGCCAACGCCGGGCTGCTGGAAGGCCGCACCATCCCCACCCCCAACGACTGGGCCGCGCAGTACTGGTCGCCGATCGTCGGCGCCGAAGCCCAGGCCACCCGCGAGACGGTCGCCATGTACGACATGACGGCCCTCAAGCGCCTCGAGGTCACCGGCCGCGGCGCCGCCGCCTTCCTGGAACGGCTGTCCACCGGCAAGGTCGACAAGTCCGTCGGCTCGGTGACGTACACCCTGCTCCTCGACCAGGACGGCGGCATCCGCAGCGACATCACCGTCGCCCGGCTCGCCCGCGACCACTTCCAGGTCGGCGCCAACGGCAACCTCGACCTCGACTGGTTCACCCGCCACCTGCCCGCCGACGGCTCGGTCCAGGTCCGCGACATCACGGCCGGCACCTGCTGCATCGGCCTGTGGGGCCCCAAGGCGCGTGAGGTCCTCCAGCCGCTCACCGACCAGGACTTCTCAGGCGACGGCCTGAAGTACTTCCGCGCCAAGCGCGCCCACATCGGCAGCGTCCCGGTCACCGCGTGGCGCCTGTCGTACGTCGGTGAACTCGGCTGGGAGATCTACACCACCGCCGACATGGGCCCAAAACTGTGGGACACCCTGTGGCAGGCGGCCGAGCCGCTCGGCGGCATCATCGCCGGCCGAGGCGCCTTCAACAGCCTGCGCCTGGAGAAGGGATACCGCTCCTTCGGCACCGACATGACCTACGAGCACGACCCCTACGAGGCCGGAGTCGGTTTCGCGGTCAAGCTCGACAAGGACGACTTCATCGGCAAGTCGGCGCTGGAGCGGCGCAAGGCCGGCGTCCGGCGCAAGCTGACCTGCCTCACCATCGACGACCCGCACGCCGTCGTCATGGGCAAGGAGCCGGTGTACGACGGCGACCGCCCCGTCGGCTACGTCACCAGCGCCGCCCACGGCTACACGATCGGCAAGGGCATCGCCTACGCGTGGCTCCCCGCGGAACTCGCCACACCGGGCCGGACCCTGC
This genomic interval carries:
- a CDS encoding GcvT family protein: MAGPRVVIIGAGVVGAALADEISARGWTDVTVVDQGPLPATGGSSSHAPGLVFQTNSSKTMTELARYTVEKFCSLDVDGRPCYLQVGGLEVATTPERVAELQRRHGWLTAWGIESRLLSSEECVEQHPLVNPDKVLGGLLIPTDGLAKAVLAVEAQIRRATDRGVRFLARHEVLDIRTEDDRVTAVVTDQGETPADIVVCCAGIWGPKIARMVGMNLPLTPLAHQLAWTGPVPALAGQTEEAVRPILRHQDADLYYRDRFDGLGIGSYGHRPMPVDVDDILSVDEADEMPSVLKFTEDDFAEAWTETQALLPATKEAEVEEGINGLFSFTTDGLPLLGESPDVKGFWVAEAVWVTHSAGVGRAMAEWLVDGHCSSFDLHECDVNRFEPHQLAPEYVLARDCQNFVEVYDILHPLQPPADPRPIRTSPFYSRQQEHGAFFLEANGWERPHWYEANAGLLEGRTIPTPNDWAAQYWSPIVGAEAQATRETVAMYDMTALKRLEVTGRGAAAFLERLSTGKVDKSVGSVTYTLLLDQDGGIRSDITVARLARDHFQVGANGNLDLDWFTRHLPADGSVQVRDITAGTCCIGLWGPKAREVLQPLTDQDFSGDGLKYFRAKRAHIGSVPVTAWRLSYVGELGWEIYTTADMGPKLWDTLWQAAEPLGGIIAGRGAFNSLRLEKGYRSFGTDMTYEHDPYEAGVGFAVKLDKDDFIGKSALERRKAGVRRKLTCLTIDDPHAVVMGKEPVYDGDRPVGYVTSAAHGYTIGKGIAYAWLPAELATPGRTLHIGYFDQRVEAAVAEEPLFDPTMSRLRG